TGAAATCGCGGTTTCGCTGCCTGTGCCCACCAGGGCGCGATCCGGAAACAAAAGGGGCACCGCCTGGCGCTGCATGTTCGAACCCATCAGCGCGCGGTTCGCGTCGTCGTGCTCCAGGAACGGTATAAGTGAAGTAGTAACCGAAATGAATTGCATCGGCGACACTTCCACCAACTCAACCTCGTTTCGGCTGACCACTTCGAAATTGCCGTTGTGACGCACAAAGAGCACATCTTCGGTGATCCTGCCAAGCTTGTCGCGCCCCGTAGTCGAAGGCGCGATGTGATATCCCCTTTCTTCGTTCGCGGAAAGGCGAACAATCTTGTTGGTCACGCGGCCTTCTTCAACCACATGAAACGGAGTCACAATGAAGCCGTACTCGTCCACACTGGCGTATGTGGAAAGCGAGCTTATCAAGCCGATATTCGGACCTTCCGGCGACTCGATGGGACAAACTCGACCGTAATGGCTGTGGTGCACGTCGCGGAAATCGAACCTCGCACTTTCCCTTGTCAAACCCTTCGGACCAAGCGCCGACAGCCTTCGCTTGTGAGTGAGGCTGGTAAGAGGGTTAGTGTTGTCCATAAACTGCGACATCTGGGAGCTGCCGAAAAACTCCTTGAGCACTCCGATTAAAGGGCGCGTATTAAGAAGAGTTTTTGGCGTCTCCTTGTCCGCATCGGGCATCATCAGTTTTTCCTTGACGATACGCTCGACGCGCAGCAGTCCGCGCCTAAGCTGGGCCTGAAGCAGCTCGCCGATATGCTCCACGCGGCGGTTTTCAAGGTTCAAGTGCTCTACATCATCAACCGGTCCCGTTCCCGACTCTTGTAAATCGTGCAGTTTGCGGAATGTTTCGAGCAGATCCGCGTGCGTCAGCACCCTGACATCATTCGGAATGGATAATCCGAGCTTTCGGTTGAGAACGTGGCGACCCACTTTTGCCAGATCGTATCGTTTTTCATCGAAAAATCTTGAAGGAAGCATCGCCGACAATACGTCTTCGCTGAAAGGCTCGGTGGGATGAAGACGCTTCCAGATGTCTTTTTGTGCTTCAAGCATGTTGCGAGCAACATCCTTTTCCAAGGTGCCGTGAAGCGACTCGCGGATTTCCATTTCTGGCGTAGGCCATTGGGATTTCGAGAAGCGGTTTTCGGGGTAATAAATGACTTTGTTTATATGATCCACTTCGAATCCGAGTGCTTTGAAAAACGTCGTGATCGGCACTTTGAGGACGCGCCGCGGACTATCAATTCGCACTTGGTAAACGTTGTTTTTCTTGTCGTACTCGTATTTGAGCCATGCGCCGCGGTATGGAATCACCTTGGCCATAAAGGCGTCCTCGCTTGCCGTGCGTTTATCGCCCGGCGTGAAATAAACACCCGGGCTGCGCACGAGCTGCGATACGATAACGCGCTCGACGCCATTGACTACAAACGTCCCGGCGGAAGTCATAAAGGGCAGCTCGGCTATGTAAACTTCCTGCTCCTTTATCTCTCCCGTTTTGCGGTTGCAAAAACTGAATATTCCTTTGAGCGTTCCGGCATAGGTCTTGTCCTGCTCGAAGCAGTCCAGGATATCCATTTCCGGCAATGTGATGCTGTAATCGTCGAAATGCAGTTCCAGCGTTTCATCGTTGGACACGATGGGAAACGTTTCGCTAAATACCTCCGCCACGCCCTCGAAGCAAAACTGCTCGAACGAGCGGGTCTGGATATCCAGCAGGTTCGAAAGCGGCAGGTAGTCCTTTTCCGCCAAATTCAGGCGTCTTTCAGTAAGCAGAGCCAATTTGAACCCTCCTAGGCGGGATCGCCGCCTTCACTCTTCCGCGCAAAACGAGGCGTCCCGAAATGGAATGCCCCGTTTCCCGACAAAGCAATCAAATATGAGCGAGCCGAAACTATTTGATCTCCACCACCGCGCCGGCGTCAACCAGCTTGTTCTTGATTTCCTCGGCCTCATCCTTTCCCACTCCCGTCTTAAGGGCCTTGGGAACTTCGTCTACAACAGCCTTCGCTTCTTTGATTCCAATGCCGAGGATATCTTTAACGCGCTTGATGACTTCAAGCTTGTTGTCGCCGATCTCCTTGAGATGAACGTCGAACGACGTCTTCTCCGCGGCCGATGAACCTTCCTCCGCCGCAGCCTGGCCGCCGCCGGCGGCGGCAACAGCAACAGGAGCGACCGCCGCGGCGCTGACGCCCCAGCGATCCTCGAGTTCCTTGACGAGCTGATTGAGCTCGACAACTGTCATCGACTCCAATGCATCAATTACAGCTTCCTTGGACATCACATACCTCCGAATGATTCCTGACTAAAAAACCGACGGGCTATCTAACCCGCTTTCTTTTCCGCGTAGGCCTTAACAACGGCAGCGAATCCCTGCGGTGCGGCCTTAAGCAGCCTTACCAAATTCGTCTGAGGGGCCATAAGAAGCCCCAGGAGCCTCGCACGTAATTCGTCCTTTGACAGAAGCTCGGTAAAACCGACAAATTTGTCCGGGCCGAACACCTGGTTGTCGAAAAAAATGGCCTTGACCGCCATTTTCTTGTCGTGTCCGCGGTGAAATTTCCGAATGGCCTTCGCACAGCTCCCGATGTCTGAAGAACCGAAAACCAGGGCGGTGCTTGAAGTAAAGTACGGAGCGATCCGTTCAACCCAATCTGCACCTTCAATCCTTCCGGTCGCGATCTTGGCAAGCTTGTTCTTGGCCACGAACATGTCCGCGTTCGCTTCCCTGACTGCAGACTTGAACTGGTCGATTTCGACCGTATCCGATTTGGAAAAGTCGACAAGAAAAGCGAAAGAGCTTTCCTCGAAGACCTTTTGTATGCGCTCGATGCGAGCTTCTTTGAATTTGCGCAGCATTGCTTTATTCTCCTACCGGATGAACTGCGCCGCATCCAGCCTGAGCGCAGGCACCTGGGTGGATCCGATGAATACGGATTTGATGAACTGCCCCTTCAGGCTGGCGGGCTTGGCCTTGACCACGACATCCATAACGTGCCGGACGTTTTCAGCCAAATCCTCCGCGCTGAATCCCATCCTGCCAACCGTTGTGTGGATAATCCCGGTCTTGTCGTTGCGGTACTCGAGCTTTCCGGCTTTGAATTCCTTGACGAGAGTGCCGATGGCATCAGAAAGCGTGCCGCTTTTTGGAGACGGCATAAGCCCGCGGGGGCCGAGGACTTTTGCAATTTTCGACACCTCGGCCATGCAATCCGGCACTGCAAGTGCAATGTCGAAATCCAGCCAGCCGCCCTTGATTTGCTCTATCAAGTCCTGGAGGCCGACATAGTCGGCACCCGCTTGACGCGCTTCTTCGACCTTGTCTCCCTTGGCAAAAACGAGAATGCGCGGAACCTTTCCGGTGCCCTTGGGAAGCACAAGCGTGCCGCGCAGATTCTGCTCCGGCTTGCGCGGATTGATACCCAGCCTAATGTGGAGATCGCAGGACTCCCAATCCCGCGTGACTTTCTTGAGCTTCCCGAGCGCATCTTCCAAGCCGTGCGGCAACTTGCGCTCTCCCAGCTCGGCTTCGCGCTTCAAATAAACCTTTGATTTTTTCGGCATGTTTCCTCCGATGCCTCCCTCAGTCCACCACTTCGACGCCCATCTGGCGAGCCGAACCGGCCACGATG
The genomic region above belongs to bacterium and contains:
- a CDS encoding 50S ribosomal protein L10; translated protein: MLRKFKEARIERIQKVFEESSFAFLVDFSKSDTVEIDQFKSAVREANADMFVAKNKLAKIATGRIEGADWVERIAPYFTSSTALVFGSSDIGSCAKAIRKFHRGHDKKMAVKAIFFDNQVFGPDKFVGFTELLSKDELRARLLGLLMAPQTNLVRLLKAAPQGFAAVVKAYAEKKAG
- a CDS encoding 50S ribosomal protein L1, which codes for MPKKSKVYLKREAELGERKLPHGLEDALGKLKKVTRDWESCDLHIRLGINPRKPEQNLRGTLVLPKGTGKVPRILVFAKGDKVEEARQAGADYVGLQDLIEQIKGGWLDFDIALAVPDCMAEVSKIAKVLGPRGLMPSPKSGTLSDAIGTLVKEFKAGKLEYRNDKTGIIHTTVGRMGFSAEDLAENVRHVMDVVVKAKPASLKGQFIKSVFIGSTQVPALRLDAAQFIR
- the rplL gene encoding 50S ribosomal protein L7/L12 → MSKEAVIDALESMTVVELNQLVKELEDRWGVSAAAVAPVAVAAAGGGQAAAEEGSSAAEKTSFDVHLKEIGDNKLEVIKRVKDILGIGIKEAKAVVDEVPKALKTGVGKDEAEEIKNKLVDAGAVVEIK